A stretch of DNA from Candidatus Angelobacter sp.:
GGATTTGGACCGGCAATCGCCCGAAGCACAGGCGCAGTTTGACGCCGATTTTCGGGCGGGCACGACGTCCATTCAAGCGGCGGACGAAAAAGGCTGGGCCATCTCGGTCACTCCGAGCGGGGGCTGGCAGCCCGCGTGCATTGCCGGCAACACCGGCATCGGCATGAGTCAGCGGATGCAGAGCTTCGTGCTGGATGGGGCGGAAAACCCATTCAACGTTGTCGCGCCCGGTAAACGCCCGCGAGTGACCCTTACGCCGACGCTGGCGTTGAAAAACGGGAAGCTGTTTCTTTGCTTCTCGGTTCAGGGGGGCGACACGCAGGACCAGAATCTATTGCAGTTTTTTCTGAACATCGTCGAGTTCGGCATGACGGTGCAGGAGGCGTGCGAAGCGGCCAACATCACGAGTTATCAGATGCGCAGCTCGTTCGGCGAACACAAGGCCGAGCCCGGCCGGGTGACCCTCAACGACGAAGTGCCCTCGTGGGTGCGCCGCGAGCTG
This window harbors:
- a CDS encoding gamma-glutamyltransferase, producing EVQPMGYDSARYIHALYQVMNLACADRDFYYGDIYFPPEEPIRGLLSKEYAKERFKLIDWKKNNPDIRPGDPYPFEGKQNPFLNLLTNWSNLKTNKTDPAAPGSTAALDLDRQSPEAQAQFDADFRAGTTSIQAADEKGWAISVTPSGGWQPACIAGNTGIGMSQRMQSFVLDGAENPFNVVAPGKRPRVTLTPTLALKNGKLFLCFSVQGGDTQDQNLLQFFLNIVEFGMTVQEACEAANITSYQMRSSFGEHKAEPGRVTLNDEVPSWVRRELSRMGYRLDFVKKSSGPITAIYFDQEHGTFWGGASNHGEDYGIAW